The genomic segment GTCAAATTCACCCGCCAGTACGTGGGCCGCTTCGTCGGCGACAAGCTGGAAATCGGCAAGTCCGGGCAGGACGATGAGGCCATCGGGCTGGATGCCATCACCGGCGCCACCGTCACGGTGATTGCCCAGAATCAGGTGATGCTGCGCTGTGGCGCGGAAGTGGCGAAGCAGGTGGGCATCATGAAGCCGGTGCTGCTGCCGGCGGCGAAGTTCACCGCTGCCGAGGCCCCCAGGAGCTGGCAGGAACTGATGGATGAAGGCAGCATCCAGTTCCTCGGCATCAAGCCCGAGGATGTGGGCAAGGAAGGCCGGGGCCAGGCTTATCTGGACATGTGGTTCGGCTATCTCAACCAGCCGGCGGTAGGGAAAAGCCTTCTGGGCGAGGAGGGCTACGCATCGCTGATGTCCCGGCTCAAGCCCGACGAACACGCGATCTTCATCATCGCCCGGGGCAGCGACTCCTTCAAGGGTTCCGGCTTCGTGCGCGGCGGCATCTACGACCGGGTGCAAGTGCGCCAGGGCATGGAGACCCATACCTTCCGTGACCTGGACTACCTCAACCTCTACAGCGTGGCGGCCAGCGGGGTGCCCGATTATCGGGAGTCGGCGATCTTCATCATCCGCTCCGGCAATTTCTCGGCGGCCTATCCCTGGCAACTGGTGCTGTTGGCCAACAAGGTGGATCCCGAGAGCGGCGCCCGCCAATTCACCAGCTTCCACCGGGAATACTGGCTGCCGGCCAAGTATCTGGAGGGAGGCCGCCCTCTGGTCGAGCGCACCGATCCCACCTGGCTCAAGGTCTGGAAGGGGCGCCTGCCGGAGATCATCGGCTTCATCGCCCTGCTGGCCTTCGCAGCCCTGGTCTATGGCCAGCGGGACCGGCTGGTGCGCCGTTCCACGCGCAAGGACAAGCGCTGGGTCTCCCTGCCCAAGTATTTCATCTGGACCGCCAGCATCGTCTTCGTCGGCTTCCATGCCATGGCCCAGCCCTCGGTGACCCAGGTGCTGACCTGGTTCCATGCCATGCTCTACCAGTGGAAGTGGGAGCTGTTCCTCTCCGATCCGCTGATCTTCGTGTTCTGGTGGTTCATCATCCTCAGCATTTTCTTCTGGGGCCGGGGCCTGTTCTGCGGCTGGCTCTGCCCCTTCGGCTCCCTCACCGAGATGCTCTACAAGCTGGCGGGCCGGTTGGGCCTGAAGCGCTTCCAGTTCAAGCTGCCCCAGGTCTGGCACGACCGGTTGAAGTGGCTCAAGTACGGAATCTTCTACGGTCTGCTGGGCATCTCCTTCTTCTCCATGGGTCTGGCGGAAATGCTGGCGGAGGTGGAGCCCTTCAAGACCACCTTCCTGGTGGGCCTCTTCAACCGGGCCTGGCCCTACACCCTGTTCGCCGGTTCCTTGCTGGGCATCTCCCTGTTCATCGAGCGGCCCTTCTGCAAATACCTTTGCCCCCTGGGAGCGGCCCTGGCCCTGCCTTCCACCTTCCGCTGGTTCGGTCTCAAGCGCAAGCAGGAATGCGGTCCCTGCGCCGCCTGCGCGGTGGGCTGCGGCTCCCTGGCCATTGACGCGGCGGGACGCATCGACCAGCGGGAATGCCTGCTCTGCCTGGACTGCATGGTGATGTACTACGACGACCACGCCTGCCCGCCCCTGGTCCAGGAGCGCAAGCAGCGCGGCAAGGCGGGCCAGTCCCTCACGCCCATCGGCTCCGACGGCTACTACATTCCCATCAAGCCCTTGCCCGCGGGTGCCCCTGCGCACAAATCAGCGGTGGCGGCCCGTTCCAAGGCCGACCCGACCATGCTGACCGATCCCGCCCTGCCGCCCTATGCGGACCATGAGGGCGACCTGATCGGCCTGATCGCCGCCGAAACCTGGGACCATCTGTGGCCCTGGAGCCACCACGGTTTCCAGCGCCAGCGGGCGGTCCAGGGCCTGGGCCTGGCCCTGGCGGTCACTGTCACGGTGATGTGGATACTGGCGGCCATGGGGCAGTTGTCGGAAGGGGTGGTGCTGGGCTGGTGGTTCGGCTGGAGCCTGTTCGAGGTGGTGGTGCGCCTGGGGTCCAAGCCCTACGTCAAGGAAGGTCCCTGGCTGGGCCGCCGCTACCGCAAGGCCGACACCATGGACATGGTGTGCTACGTGGGCTTCAAGAACCTGTTGATCGGGGCGGCGCTGTTCATCCTGCTCAAGCCCCTGGGCCTGTTCTGAACGGAAGACCTTGTGCGCAGTTCTTCGCTTGTTTTCCTGCTGGCCTGGGCCCTGCTCCAGGCAACCCCGGCGAGCGCCACCACCTGGCGGGTGAGCCCGGGCCTATCCATCGCCGCCGCAGTGGCGAAGGCAGCGGCAGGAGACACGGTGGAGGTGGCCGCTGGACGCTATGAGGAGCGCCTGCGCATCGACAAGCCCCTCACCCTCACCGGCATCGGCCGCCCCACCCTGGCCGGCGGCCTGGAGGGGGACACCCTTCGCATCACCGCGCCGGACGTGACCGTGCAGGGCTTCATCATCGCCGACTCGGGGGGCAGCCTGGAGCAGCAGAACGCCGGCATTTATGTGTACCCGGGTTCCCACCGGGCCCGCATTTTGGACTGCGTTTTTTCCTACACCCTGTTCGGCCTGTGGATCGAGAAGTCCGACGACGTGGAGGTGCGGGGCAACCTGATCACCGGCAAGCGCGACTTCTCCTCTTCCCAGCGGGGCAACGGCATCCAGCTCTACAACACCCGGGGCGCCCGCATCGAGAACAACCACATCAGCTACGTGCGCGACGCGATCTACGTGGATGTGAGCCACCATGCCCAATTTCGCGGCAACCGCATGCATCACTCCCGTTACGGCACCCACTACATGAACTCCTACTACAACGTCTGGGAGGACAACGAGAGCTTTCACAACCGGGGCGGCCTGGCCCTGATGGAAGTGCGCAACCAGGTGGTGCGCAACAACCGGGCCTGGGGCAATTCGGATCACGGCATCATGTTGCGCACCATCCAGGACTCCGTGGTGGAGAACAACATCGTCGCCGGCAACGGCCGGGGCCTGTTCATCTATGACGCGGAATACATCACCCTGACCGGCAACCTGATCGTGGACAACCGGGTCGGCGTGCATCTGGCCGCCGGGTCCACCCGCAACCAGGTGGAGGGCAACGACCTGATCCAGAACCAGGAGCAGGTGCGCTACGTGGCCAGCCGGGACGAACCCTGGGGCACCAAAAGCGGCAACTACTGGAGCAACTACCTGGGCTGGGACCGGGACGGCGACGGCATCGGCGATGTGCCCTACGAGGCCAGCGACCTGGTGGATCGCCTGACCTGGCGCCATCCCCTGGCGCGGCTGCTGATGGCCAGCCCGGCCTTGCAAACCCTGCGCCTGATCGCCCGGCAGTTTCCCCTGCTGCGGGCGCCCAGTGTGGTGGATACTCACCCACGGATGAAACCGGCCCGCAATGACTGGAGGCAGTGGCTTGGCAAACAATATCGTTGAAGTCCGGGGCATCGGCAAACAGTACGGCCCGGTGCGGGCCGTGGAGGCCGTGGACCTGGACATTCCCCGGGGCCAGTTGTTCGGCCTGATCGGCCACAACGGCGCCGGCAAGAGCACCCTGTTCAAGATGATGCTGGGGCTGCTGGCGCCCAGCAGCGGCCACATCCGCATCGACGGCGAGGCGGTGGAGGGCGCCGGCTTCCGCCAGGTGCGGCGCAAGATCGGCTACCTGCCGGAGAATCTGGCCCTCTACGACAATCTCACCGGCCTGGAGACCCTGGCCTTCTACGCCCGCCTCAAGGATGCGCCCCAGGCCCAATGCGCCACGCTGCTGGAACAAGTGGGCTTGGGGGAAGCCGGCCGACGCCGGGTCCGGGAATACTCCAAGGGCATGCGCCAGCGCCTGGGTTTCGCCCAGGCCCTGCTCGGCTCTCCGGCCCTGCTGTTCCTGGACGAGCCCACCAACGGCCTGGACCCGGAGGCGATCCGCGGCTTCTATCGCCAGTTGCGGGAACTCAGTGCCGGGGGCACCACCATCATCCTGACCTCCCACATCCTGGCGGAGATCCAGGAACGGGTGGATAGATTGGCGATCATGAAGAACGGCCGCATCCAGGCCGACGGCACGGTGCAGGCCCTGCGGGAATCGGTGAACCTGCCCCTGAGTTTCGAGGTGCGCATGGCGCCGGATCAGATCGAGCTGGCCCGGCTGGCCCTGGCCACCCTGCCCCTGGCAGTGGCGGCGGGAGAGGACGGCGTGGTGCGCTTCAGTTGCGAACGGGAAATGAAAATGAAGGCAGTGGAGGCCCTGGCCACCCTGGACGGGCGGGTACTGGACCTCCATGTCCATGAGCCCACCCTGGAGGATGTGTTCTTCGGCTACGCGGAGGGTCGCCATGAAGCATCTTGAACTTCGGCTGATCGCCACCCTGGCGGGCAAGGAATTCCGCGACCGGCTGCGCAACCGCTGGGTGCTGGCGGTGGCCCTGGTGTTCGCCGTGTTCGCCCTGGTGATCGCCTATTTCGGCGCGGCCCAGCAGGGGGCGGCGGGCTTTCGCTCCATCGAGCTGACCATCGCCTCCCTGGTCAGTCTGGTGATCTATCTGATTCCCCTGATCGCCCTGCTGCTGGGCTTCGACGCCATTGTCGGCGAACGGGAGCGAGGCTCCCTGGACCTCTTGCTGTCCATGCCCATCACCCGCCTGGAACTGCTCTTGGGCAAGTACCTGGGCCTGGCCGGCGCCCTGGCCCTTTCCACCCTGGCGGGCTTCGGCCTGGCGGGCCTGTTGATCTCCTATCATCTGGACCTTGCCGGCCTGTTCCATTACGCCGGCTTCATGTTGAGTTCCCTGTTGCTGGGCCTGGCCTTTCTCAGCCTGGCGGTGATGCTCTCGGTCTTCGCCGTCGACCGCACCCGGGCCTCGGGCCTGGCCATCGCCCTGTGGTTCTTTTTTGTCCTGATCTTCGATCTGCTGCTGCTGGGGGGTCTGGTGGCCAGCGGCGGCCAGTACGGCGGAGAAATCTTTCCCTATCTGCTGCTGCTCAATCCCGCCGACATCTATCGGGTGCTCAATGTGTTCAGCATGGAGGAGGTGCGCACCCTCTACGGCCTGTCCACCGTCTTTCCCGGCGCCCTGGCCAACCCCTGGCTGCTGGGCGGCCTGATGGGACTGTGGATCGCGGCGCCCCTGTCCATCGCCTACTGGAGGTTCCGTCCGTGATACCCAATCGCTATTCGCTGTTCCTGATCTTCGCCTTGCTGGCGGGCTGTAGCCCCCAGGGCGGGGGCGGCACCCAGGCCCTGGATTTCAGCCAGGACACCGCCTGCGCCCTGGACGGCATGGTGCTGGCCGAGTTCCCCGGCCCCAAGGGCCAGATCCACTATGAAGGGGCGTCCCCCGAATTTTTCTGCGACACCGTGGAGGTGCTGGCGGCCCTGCTCCAGCCCGAACAGGCACGCAAGGTGAAGGCGGCCTATGTGCAGGACATGGGGACAACGGATTGGGAAAAACCCCGGGGCCACTGGGTCGAGGCCCGCCAGGCTTTTTACGTCAAGGACAGCAGCTTGCGCGGTGCCATGGGGCCTACCCTGGTCAGCTTCGCCAGCGAGGCGGCGGCGAAGGCCTTTGTCGCCAAGCAGGGCGGCACCGTGCTGCGCTTTGCCCAAGTGACGCCGGACATGGTGCACCTGGACGGCGGTGCCTTGCACGACAAGGGGATGTGAGCGCTGTCTTGTCAGGCTGGCGCTTCGGCGCTGTTCAGCGTGGCGGCGGGTTTTCCTGCCAGCCGCCCCCCAGGGCCTTGAACAGATTCACCGCCGCGGTCAGCCGGGCCTGGCGGGTGCCGGCGTGGGCCTGGCGGGCTTCGTCCTCGGCCCTTTGCGCTTCCAGGACCTGGGCGTAGGCGGAATACCCCGCCTCATGACGAACACGCATCAACTGTAGCGCCTTGCGGGCGGAACTCAGCCGGGCGGACTGGGCCTGTTCCGCCTCGGCATCTTCCCGGACCTCCACCAGGGCGTCCCGCACCTCCTTGAAGGCGCTATGGACGGCTTTCTGGTAGTCCGCGGTGGCCTGGCGCTGACGGGCCGTGGCCTGGTCCACCTGAGCCGAATGGCGGCCCGAATCCAGCAAGGGCATGGTCAGGCCCAGGGCCAGGGAGCCGGTGCCCGAGGCGGTGGAGAACAGGCTGTTCAAGGCCTTGCTTTCGCTGCCCAGGCTGCCGGTGAGGGACAGGGTGGGGAACAGGGCGGCCTTCACCACGCCGATCTGGGCATTGGCGGCGATCAGGGCCTCCTCGGCCTGGCGCACATCGGGCCGTGCCTCCAGCAGGCTGGAGGGCAGTCCGGGGGGCGGCAGCGGGGGCAGGGGCAGTTGCTCCAGATCGCCGGGGGCCAGGGCCAGCTCGGGCTGTCCGACCAACAGGCCCAGCTGATGCTCGACCTGCGCCCGCTGCCGGCGCAGGCTGGCGCTCTGGGCCTGGGCCGCTGCCAGGGCGTTCTCGGCCTGGTATAGCTCCAGGGGTGAAACCGCGCCGGCTTCCAGCCGGCTTTGCATGATTTTGCGGGAGGCAGACTGGCTGGCCTCGCTGTCGGCGGCGGCCACCACCTGGACATCCAGGGCCCGCAGGCTCAGATAGCGGGTGCTAACCTGGGCGGCAATGGAAAGCCGCACCGTGTCCCGGGCGTAGCGTCCGGCCAGGGCCTGGGCCCGGGAGGCTTCATCAGCCCGGCGCAGGCGGCCCCAGACATCCAGCTCGAAGGTCGTGGTGAGGGCAGCCTTGCGATTGTCCCGCAGCACCGGCGTGCCCGGTGGCATCGGAGTGGCAGTGGCGGTGCTGGCACGGGTGCGGCTGGCGCCGGCCTCCAGCTTCACTTCCGGAATCAGGGCGGCACCGGTTTCGCGCATCGCTGCGTCGGCTTCCTCCATGCGCGCCACGGCAGCCAGCAGATCGGCGTTGCCGCCCAGGGCCTGTTCCACCAGCCGGTCCAGCACGGGGTCGCCGAACAGTTTCCACCACTGGGATGCCACCGGAACGGCGGTCTGGTTCGACGTTTGGTCGTAGCGGATCGGCAGGGTGGAGGCACTGGCAGGACGCTGGTAATCGGGGCCGATGGCGCAGCCCCCCAGGAGAGCTGCGCCAGCAGCGGCGATGAGGATTCCATTCAGGTTCATGCTTCGTCCCCTGAGTCGGTGGCGTGAGCATGGCCGGCGGGAATCACCTGTTTGCCCCGTTCCAGCCACTTGAAGAACAGGGGCACGAACAGGATGGCGACGAAGGTGGCCACCAACATGCCGCCAACGACCCCGGTGCCCATGGAACGCCGTGCCGCCGCGCCGGCGCCGCTGGAAATGGCCAGGGGCAGCACCCCCAGGATGAAGGCCAGGGAGGTCATGATGATGGGGCGGAAGCGCAGGCGGGCGGCCTCCAGGGCCGCCGCCACGGTATCCATGCCCTCGGCCCGTTTCTGGGCGGCGAATTCGACGATCAGGATGGCGTTCTTGGCCGCCAGTCCGATCAGCACCACCAGGCCGATCTGGAAGTAGATGTCATTGGCCATGCCCCGCATCAGGATGGCCAGGAGCGCCCCGACCAGGGCGAAGGGCACGGCCATGATCACCGCCAGGGGCAGGGACCATTTCTCGTACTGGGCCGCCAGGATCAGGAACACCATGACGATGGCGAAGACGAAGGCCTGCACTGAAGAACCGCCGGAATACTTTTCCTGCAGGGCCTGGCCGGTCCAGGCCAGGGTATAGCCCTCGGGCAGGGTCTCCCGGGCCACTTCCTCGACGACGCTGATGGCCGTACCGGAACTGAGACCGGGCGCTGCGCCGCCCATGATCTTGGCCGCCAGGAAGCCGTTGTAGCGTTCCAACTGCTCGGGACCGACAATGCGGCGGACCTTGATCACCGCGCCCAGGGGAATCATGGTCTGGGTCGTGGCGCTGCGCACATAGACCTTGGTCAGATCCTCGGGGCGGCTGCGGTAATGGCTCTCGGCCTGCAACTGCACCTTGTAAACCTTGCCGACCCGGTTGAAGTCATTGACGTAGAGTTCCCCCATGGTGCTTTGCAGGGTCTCGTAAATGGCGGGGACGGGGATCCCCATGGCCAGGGCCTTGGCTTCATCCACTTCCACATGGAGCTGGGGCACGTTGGCGCGGAAGAAGGTATTGATCTGGGCCAGTTCGGGCCGGGCCCGCAGGGCCTGAACAAACTGCTCCAACACCTCGGACAGCTTCGCCGGATCAGCGTCGGCCCGGTTCTGCAGATAGGCCTCGAAGCCCCCTGCGCTGCCCAACCCCATGATGGGGGGAGGATTGAAGGTGAGACCAATGCCATCGGGCAGCGTCATGCCATAACCCATGAACAGCCCCGTCAGCTCCTGGGCGCTCTGGCTGCGCTGGGACCAGGGCTTGAGCTCGATGATCATGGTGGCATTGTTCGACTGGTTGGCACCGCCGATCAGGTCGACGCCACGGATGACGCCGGTGTATTCGACGCCCGGATTGGCGGCGACCATGTTGCGCAAGCGTTCTCCGGCCTCGGCGGTACGCTGGAGGGAGGCCCCATCCGGCAGCCTGATGGCAGCAACCAGCCGGCCCATGTCCTCAGACGGCACGAACCCTCCCGGGACGATCTTCAGCAAGGCCGCCACAACAACCAGCACACCGACAAACAGCAGCAGGGCCAGTCGGCCATGGGCGAGGATGCGGCCCACGGTGGTGGTGTAGAAATTAGTGAAGCGGTTGAAAGCCCGGTTGAAGGGCCGGAACAGGGGCGCCTCCTCATGGATGGGCTTCAGCAGCAGGGCGCACAGGGCCGGCGTCAGGGTCAGGGCAACGATCCCGGAAATGACCACGGACACCGCCACCGTCACCGCGAACTGCTGGTAGAGCTTGCCGGAAATGCCGCCGAGGAAGGCCACCGGGATGAACACGGCGCAAAGCACCAGTACGATGGCCACCACCGCACCAGAAACCTCCCGCATGGATTCCACCGCCGCCGCATAGGGGCTGAGTTTTTCTTCCGACATCAGGCGCTCGACGTTTTCCAGCACCACGATGGCATCGTCCACCACGATGCCGATGGCCAGCACCATGGCAAACAATGTCAGGGTGTTGATGGAAAAACCGAACAACCAGAGGCCGGCGAAAGTGCCGATCAGGGACACCGGCACCGCCACCATCGGGATCAGTGTGGCGCGCCAGTTTTGCAGGAACAGGAACACCACGCCCACCACCAGCAAGGCTGACTCCAGGAGGGTCAACACCACTTCGTGGATGGATTCGCTGATGAACAGGGTTGAGTCCGATGGAATATCGTAATCCACCCCTTCCGGGAATTGCCGGGACAGCTCCCGAAGCTTGCCGCGCACGGCCTTGGCCACTTCCAGGGCATTGGCGCCGGATTGCAGATATACCGCCATGCCCACCACCGGCTTGCCGTGGAAGGCGACGTCGTAGACGTAACTGGCGGAACCCAGCTCCACCCGGGCCACATCCCGCAAACGCAACATGCCCCCGGGTCCGTCGGCCCGGATCACGATGTTGCCGAACTCCTCGGGGCTGGACAGCCGGCCCCGGGCCGTGACCGTGTAAACCAGCATCTGATCCTTGGAGACAGGCTCCTGGCCGATCTTGCCGGCGGCATTCTGGCTGTTCTGGGTCCTGATGGCAGTCGCGATGTCGCTGGTGGTGACGCCCAGTTGGGCCATGCGATCGGGGCGCAGCCAGACCCGCATCGAGTAGTCCTTGGCACCCAGGATCACGGCATCGCCCACGCCATGGAGACGCTTGACCTCCTCCAGCACATTCAAAGAAATGTAGTTGGAGAGGAACAGGGAATCGTAGCGTTTGTCCTCGGAGAAGAAGATGTTGATCATCAGGATGTCAGGGGAGCGCTTCTGCACCACCACCCCGTTGCGTCGCACTTCCTCCGGCAAGTGGGGCTCGGCGAGCTTGACCCGGTTGTTGACGTTGACCGCGGCGATCTCCGCATCGGTGCCCGCTTCGAAGGTGGCATTGATGTTGAGAGTGCCGCTGGAAGCCGAGGAGGAGCTGTAGTAGAGCAGGCCTGGTATTCCGTTCAGCTGGTCCTCAATGGGCGCCGCCACGGTCTTGGACACGGTGTCCGCCGAGGCGCCCGGGTAGCTGGCGCTGATGAATATCGAGGGGGGCGCGATTTCCGGATACTGGGCGATGGGCAGGCCTCGGGAGGCGACCAGGCCGGCGATGACGATGACGATGGAAATGACCGCGGAGAAAATGGGCCGCCGGATGAAGAAGCTGGACATGGCGCTGGCCCTATTTCTGCGGGGCAGGGGAAGTCGGGGTGGCGTTGCCGGGCGCTTCCGGTGGATGGGGCTTTACCGGCGCATTGGGACGCAGCTTGAGGATGTTGTCCACGATCACCTGGTCGCCCGCCTTGAGTCCCCCCAGGATCACCCAATCCCGACCATGCCAGTCGCCCGTCTGAACGGGGCGGGGCTCCACCTTGTTCTCGGCATTGGCCACCATGACCAGGGTGCCCTGGGCGGCCTGGACCACGGCGGCCTGGGGCACCAGGAACACGCCATCCCGGGTTCCCGTGGCGAGCCTTACCCGCACGAACTGCCCGGGGAGCAGAAGGCCATCCGGATTGTCGAACTCGGCCCGCATCTGTCGGGTACCCAGCACCGGGTCCATCTGGGCCGAGAGGAAGTTGATGCGCCCCTTGTGGGGATGGACGCTGCCATCAGGCAGCACCAGTTCCACGCTGGCGACAGACTTGGCGATCAGCCGGCCACCGGGGATGCGGGCGATGTCGCTGTCGGACAGGCCGAAGCGCACCCAGAGGGGATTGATCTGGTGCAAGGAGGTCAGCAGGCTATCGTTGCCGGTGCCGATCAGGTTGCCTTCGGACTTCACCGCCCGCCCGGCGATGCCGGCTTCCGGGGCCGTCACCGTGGTGTAGGACAGGTTCAGTTCGGCCTGGCGCAGGGCGGCCTGGGCGATGGCCTGATTCGAAGTCGCATCCTCGTATTCCTTGCGACTGACGGCCTGTTGCTCGAGCAGACCCTTGAGCCGGTTGGCTTCCCGGGTTGCCTGCTCGGACTTGGCCTTGGCCTCGGCCAGGGCGATCTCATAGGGGGCACGGTCGATCTGGAACAGGGGCTGACCAACCCGTACTGCTGAGCCTTCCTGATACAGGTGCTTGACCAACAGGCCGCCGACCCGGGCTCGCACCTCCACTTCCCGGGAGCCTTCGGTCTGGCCGGTCACTTCGAGCGTAACGGGCACGCGGGTGGACTGGACCGCCAGCACCGTCACCGGCAGGGCCTGCATGGGCCCCTGAGGTGACTTGGGCTCGGGACGGGAGCAGGCGCTGACGAGCAGACAAAACAACAGGGCGGACAGGCCGGCGACAGGCTGGCGAATGTTGGGGGCGAACATGGCGGATTCTTCCGATCGGATTTTCAGCACATTATATACATCCGTGTTTGTATGTAAAATGGCGAAATGTAACGGCTGGTTGCCTGGTTTATGGAGAAGGAATGGCACGCAAGACCAAGGAGGAAGCGGAACATACCCGCGACCGGATCATCGACGCGGCCCAGCGGGTATTCCACGATCGGGGCGTGAGTCGCAGCAGCCTGGAAAAGGTAGCCCAGGCGGCCGGCGTGACCCGGGGTGCGGTGTACTGGCATTTCGCCAACAAGACAGAACTGTTCTTCGCCATGCGGGAGCGCATGTCCCTGGACCTGTTCGCCCGCACCGAAGCCCTGCTCTTGTCGGAAACCATTGCCGATCCCCTGGATGCCATGGAAGCGGCGATGAAGGAGTTCTTCCGGATACTGGAGGAGCGTCAGGACGTACGTCAGGTATTCGAAATCATCTTCCTGCGCTGCGAATACGTGGATGAGTTCGCCCGGGTGCAGGAGGAACTCAAGAAGCCGGCCTACGACTTTCTCGACAAGGTGAACGCGGTCTATCGACGAGCCGCGGCCCAGGGCACCCTGCGCGCCGGCCTGGCACCGGAACGGGCGGCGCGGGATACCTGGATCTTCATGGGCGGGCTGATCCACCACATCGTCGAGAGTCCCTGTCGCGAGGGTTGGCTGGAATGCACCGGCGAACTCGTTGCCAATCACGTCGCCTTGCGCCGCAACCCGGCGACGGCCCGCTGAATTCCTGCCCGGTCGTCAGACGCCCCAGACCACGGGTTTCTTCCCCTTCTCCGCCCACTCCAGCAACTCCAGCAGGGGCGCGCCCCGCTGACTAAGACTGACGAAGGGTCGCTGGCTGCCATTGGGAGTCTTTTCCTCGGCCGGCCGCTCCTCTTCCGCCACGCCCTGCCAGCGCGCCTTGTCGGCGGCAATGGCGGCCCGCAAACGGGCAATCGCCTCGGGCAACTGCTCCACGGTGACGATGCCCTTTTCACCGGGTTCCTTGCCCATGGCTTCCATCATCTGCCGGGCCACATCGCCGAACATGATCACGTCGCCGGCGGCAGCGGATTTGAAGGTGACGATCATGATGTCTGCTCCTGTATCCAGTTCAACAATCGGTCCGCCCCCCGGCGCCAGTCCCGTTCCAGCATCATGCCATGACCGATGCCCGGCAGGATTTCGGCCTCCACCCCATAGCTGCGGGCGGTCATGTGGGCGGTGGACGGCGCCATCAGGTGGTCCAGCTCGGCCCCCAGCACCAGCAGCCGGGGCCGACCCGCCGCATCCCGGGGCAGGTGGCCCAGTATCTTTGCGGTGCGGGGCAGATCGAACAGACTCATGTCCCAGATGGCCCGCTGGGACTCGGTCTGGCACAGGCGATAGAAGCGCTGCAACTGATCGGCATCCACGGGTTGCGCGAAGAGGGCGTCCTTCAGGGTGTCGAGGGAGGTCTGGCCGCCGCCCAACAGATTGTTGATCTCCACCAGCAGGGTCGGGCGGGAGAACAGCATGCCCAGGGTGGCCGACATCAGGCCCTGGGGCGGCACCGTGCACAGCAGGGCTGCGCCCGGCGCGTCAAACTGCTCCAGATATTTCTGCACCACGTAACCGCCCATGGAATGACCGATCAGCAAGGGCGGCGCGGGCAGACGCAGCACCACTTCGCGCAGGTCCGCCACATAGTCGGCGATGGACAGATGATCCAGTCTTTCCCGCCCCCGGCTGCGTCCGTGGCCGGACAGGGAAAGGGCGTGGGCGGCGTGGCCCGCCCCGGCGAAATAAGGCAGAAACTGCTCCTCCCAGCACCAGGCACCGGCAAAGGCGCCATGAACGAACAGTAGGGGCGTGGAGGTAACGGCAGTCTCTGGCAGGTGGCTCAGGACTTCAAGCTCGGTGTTCGGTGGAGTCAAGGCGGGTCGGGAGGCTGTGGGATAGCCGGGGATTCTAGAGCGAGACAGTCGCGGAGGGCACTCCCCCTCAAACCGTCGTCCCGGCGCAGGCCGGGACCCAGTTTGCGCACCAAAATCTGGATTCCGGCTTGCGCCGGAATGACGAGAGGGCCGGGCTTCGCTCCAGGACCGAGACTTAAACGATGTACTGATCCACCGACTTGCGCATCCGGTCCACCACCTGATCCAGATAATTCACCATGACCTCGGTCTGCTGCACCACGGCCACGTTCTGCTCGGTCATGCCCGCCACCTGCTCCACGTTCTGGGCCAGCAGAATCATGGCCTGCTGCTGTTCGGCGGAGGCATGGGTGATCTCGTTCACCATCTGCACCGTCTGGTTCATCTCGGTGTTGATTTCA from the Denitratisoma oestradiolicum genome contains:
- a CDS encoding NosR/NirI family protein yields the protein MSSNLNSLFLRCLCWVLFLCWTGGALATSYEAQLPAELNSSPRLCDFVPCGEVMPGAVEFSERKGRPPYVEAYSRVAGKRQLMGYVFLSTDIVDIPAYSGKPVVTLIGMDAEGRFTGSKILKHSEPILLLGIPESELVKFTRQYVGRFVGDKLEIGKSGQDDEAIGLDAITGATVTVIAQNQVMLRCGAEVAKQVGIMKPVLLPAAKFTAAEAPRSWQELMDEGSIQFLGIKPEDVGKEGRGQAYLDMWFGYLNQPAVGKSLLGEEGYASLMSRLKPDEHAIFIIARGSDSFKGSGFVRGGIYDRVQVRQGMETHTFRDLDYLNLYSVAASGVPDYRESAIFIIRSGNFSAAYPWQLVLLANKVDPESGARQFTSFHREYWLPAKYLEGGRPLVERTDPTWLKVWKGRLPEIIGFIALLAFAALVYGQRDRLVRRSTRKDKRWVSLPKYFIWTASIVFVGFHAMAQPSVTQVLTWFHAMLYQWKWELFLSDPLIFVFWWFIILSIFFWGRGLFCGWLCPFGSLTEMLYKLAGRLGLKRFQFKLPQVWHDRLKWLKYGIFYGLLGISFFSMGLAEMLAEVEPFKTTFLVGLFNRAWPYTLFAGSLLGISLFIERPFCKYLCPLGAALALPSTFRWFGLKRKQECGPCAACAVGCGSLAIDAAGRIDQRECLLCLDCMVMYYDDHACPPLVQERKQRGKAGQSLTPIGSDGYYIPIKPLPAGAPAHKSAVAARSKADPTMLTDPALPPYADHEGDLIGLIAAETWDHLWPWSHHGFQRQRAVQGLGLALAVTVTVMWILAAMGQLSEGVVLGWWFGWSLFEVVVRLGSKPYVKEGPWLGRRYRKADTMDMVCYVGFKNLLIGAALFILLKPLGLF
- a CDS encoding nitrous oxide reductase family maturation protein NosD, whose translation is MRSSSLVFLLAWALLQATPASATTWRVSPGLSIAAAVAKAAAGDTVEVAAGRYEERLRIDKPLTLTGIGRPTLAGGLEGDTLRITAPDVTVQGFIIADSGGSLEQQNAGIYVYPGSHRARILDCVFSYTLFGLWIEKSDDVEVRGNLITGKRDFSSSQRGNGIQLYNTRGARIENNHISYVRDAIYVDVSHHAQFRGNRMHHSRYGTHYMNSYYNVWEDNESFHNRGGLALMEVRNQVVRNNRAWGNSDHGIMLRTIQDSVVENNIVAGNGRGLFIYDAEYITLTGNLIVDNRVGVHLAAGSTRNQVEGNDLIQNQEQVRYVASRDEPWGTKSGNYWSNYLGWDRDGDGIGDVPYEASDLVDRLTWRHPLARLLMASPALQTLRLIARQFPLLRAPSVVDTHPRMKPARNDWRQWLGKQYR
- a CDS encoding ABC transporter ATP-binding protein codes for the protein MANNIVEVRGIGKQYGPVRAVEAVDLDIPRGQLFGLIGHNGAGKSTLFKMMLGLLAPSSGHIRIDGEAVEGAGFRQVRRKIGYLPENLALYDNLTGLETLAFYARLKDAPQAQCATLLEQVGLGEAGRRRVREYSKGMRQRLGFAQALLGSPALLFLDEPTNGLDPEAIRGFYRQLRELSAGGTTIILTSHILAEIQERVDRLAIMKNGRIQADGTVQALRESVNLPLSFEVRMAPDQIELARLALATLPLAVAAGEDGVVRFSCEREMKMKAVEALATLDGRVLDLHVHEPTLEDVFFGYAEGRHEAS
- a CDS encoding ABC transporter permease subunit — translated: MKHLELRLIATLAGKEFRDRLRNRWVLAVALVFAVFALVIAYFGAAQQGAAGFRSIELTIASLVSLVIYLIPLIALLLGFDAIVGERERGSLDLLLSMPITRLELLLGKYLGLAGALALSTLAGFGLAGLLISYHLDLAGLFHYAGFMLSSLLLGLAFLSLAVMLSVFAVDRTRASGLAIALWFFFVLIFDLLLLGGLVASGGQYGGEIFPYLLLLNPADIYRVLNVFSMEEVRTLYGLSTVFPGALANPWLLGGLMGLWIAAPLSIAYWRFRP
- a CDS encoding nitrous oxide reductase accessory protein NosL, with the protein product MIPNRYSLFLIFALLAGCSPQGGGGTQALDFSQDTACALDGMVLAEFPGPKGQIHYEGASPEFFCDTVEVLAALLQPEQARKVKAAYVQDMGTTDWEKPRGHWVEARQAFYVKDSSLRGAMGPTLVSFASEAAAKAFVAKQGGTVLRFAQVTPDMVHLDGGALHDKGM